Proteins co-encoded in one Kutzneria chonburiensis genomic window:
- a CDS encoding OmpA family protein, with protein sequence MTSTAKQLVATIIAIVVFTGSLTSCGEFKPPRDAGEIALVVGGRANMPRPQLVSKAREYFKESVLSRDHLVVVGVSGKPEVQLDMQLESKCNSDSGCEGTVSDYEDMLSNDVFNALRAKTPEADTLGAILLAAEVQHQSSKTGPKRIVVIDNALQTSGDLRLQAPGALAADAGKVIEQLGGNSGKLKPLAGTEVLLTGLGSVAAPQPELSLDEQNQLKGLWTKVLSATGAKVVPDLTTFTNTPPLDNLPTVTPVLPPKRIDDPKGVGCARFREDQVGFLPDKSVFADAKRVQDVLAPIAETLREKKIAVTVTGTTALPEDAPFTLSTQRAQAVVKELTNQGVPGSLLQAGGVGTNFAGYVPPYDATGQFIETLAVQNRLVIIAPVGQPCP encoded by the coding sequence GTGACCTCTACTGCTAAGCAGCTCGTCGCCACGATCATCGCGATCGTGGTCTTCACAGGTTCGTTGACGTCGTGCGGCGAGTTCAAGCCGCCTCGGGACGCCGGCGAGATCGCCCTCGTGGTGGGCGGCCGTGCGAACATGCCGAGACCTCAGCTGGTTTCCAAGGCACGTGAGTACTTCAAGGAGTCGGTGCTCAGCCGCGATCACCTGGTGGTCGTCGGGGTGTCCGGCAAGCCGGAGGTCCAGCTGGACATGCAACTGGAGAGCAAGTGCAACTCCGACAGCGGTTGTGAGGGCACGGTCTCGGACTACGAGGACATGCTCAGCAACGACGTGTTCAACGCGCTCCGCGCCAAGACGCCGGAGGCGGACACGCTCGGGGCGATCCTGCTGGCCGCCGAAGTCCAGCACCAGTCGTCGAAGACGGGGCCGAAGCGCATCGTCGTGATCGACAACGCCCTGCAGACCTCCGGCGACCTCCGCCTGCAGGCACCGGGCGCTCTCGCGGCCGACGCCGGCAAGGTCATCGAGCAGCTCGGTGGCAACTCAGGCAAGCTGAAGCCGTTGGCCGGCACCGAAGTCCTGCTCACCGGGCTGGGGTCGGTCGCGGCTCCCCAGCCCGAGCTGTCCCTCGACGAGCAGAACCAGTTGAAGGGGCTGTGGACCAAGGTGCTGAGCGCGACCGGCGCCAAGGTCGTGCCCGACCTCACCACGTTCACGAACACCCCGCCGCTGGACAATCTGCCGACGGTGACGCCCGTGCTTCCCCCGAAACGGATCGACGACCCCAAGGGCGTCGGCTGCGCCAGGTTCCGGGAGGACCAGGTCGGATTCCTGCCGGACAAGTCGGTGTTCGCTGACGCGAAACGAGTGCAGGACGTGCTCGCTCCGATCGCGGAGACGTTGCGGGAGAAGAAGATCGCGGTCACGGTTACCGGGACGACGGCACTTCCCGAAGACGCGCCGTTCACGCTGTCGACCCAGCGCGCGCAGGCCGTGGTGAAGGAGCTGACGAACCAGGGTGTTCCCGGTTCGCTCCTCCAAGCCGGCGGCGTGGGCACCAACTTCGCCGGTTACGTTCCGCCGTACGACGCGACGGGTCAGTTCATCGAGACGCTCGCCGTGCAGAACCGGCTCGTGATCATCGCACCGGTCGGGCAGCCCTGCCCCTGA
- a CDS encoding CHAT domain-containing protein: MMVMLRLVQEFAAAAERSDTQVLREIATAVGDLVRRNASSEYWLKYARELHGNVLTTLADLEQDDAEVQATAITVLERNWSERGAGRDLLLDRSALQFGRLLRRRDLPGDRARSRDMGRYATWSAGWKVAMQSQNEHGLEIARNGVAAADELVSWCIEDGAVHDLVRALDARRGLVLKAAHIGRVVAHRLGEIGRHDLAEEWVEAEGRDRLRLRGPDGELSDWGGLRRKVLGVLTENGDMSEDRHFLDRVRRALHAHGSHCLVYLVPSNEHHEGLVVVVPADGEPSFSTCPELLTAQDSAVGRYQSAYDAWYEARTEDGEEYERWKDELDRICRWADDVVGAQLRRAADGRERVVLVPVGSLGLVPWHAAKRVADGVDRYLVQDLEISYAPSAEVFCDVVERRPVVGGNPLLVGNPTRDLPSGVVEAWSVRDAFYSGGLVMGSWSWFPLSSEPADDGAGTPAEVVSALAKPLPLLHLACHAVADMKEPLESRICLAGGTLSTQRLMDVRPTEVLPIGLVVLAGCTTNVSGVDYDEALSLSTSFLSLGARTVVGSMWKVPAGRTTVQLMFMFHHYLRVEGVASSSALRRAQLWMLDPGREFPASMPGKVRDMAPARGFDHADAVCWAGFTQQGV; this comes from the coding sequence ATGATGGTGATGTTGCGGCTGGTGCAGGAGTTCGCCGCCGCGGCGGAGAGATCGGACACGCAGGTGCTGCGCGAGATCGCCACGGCCGTAGGCGATCTCGTCCGGCGCAATGCGAGCAGCGAGTACTGGCTCAAGTACGCGCGGGAGCTGCACGGAAACGTCCTAACAACTCTCGCGGACCTGGAACAAGACGACGCCGAGGTGCAGGCGACCGCAATCACGGTGCTGGAACGGAATTGGAGCGAGCGCGGCGCAGGCAGGGACCTGCTTCTCGACAGGTCCGCACTGCAGTTCGGACGCCTGCTGAGGCGGCGGGACCTCCCCGGTGACCGTGCCAGGAGCCGGGACATGGGGCGGTACGCCACCTGGAGCGCCGGGTGGAAGGTCGCGATGCAGTCGCAGAACGAACACGGGCTCGAGATCGCGCGCAACGGCGTCGCGGCGGCGGACGAACTGGTCTCGTGGTGCATCGAGGACGGTGCGGTGCACGATCTCGTGCGGGCGCTCGATGCCCGCCGCGGCCTGGTCTTGAAAGCCGCGCACATCGGTCGCGTCGTCGCGCACCGGCTCGGCGAGATCGGCCGGCACGACCTCGCCGAGGAATGGGTCGAGGCCGAGGGGCGCGACCGGCTCAGGCTGCGGGGACCCGATGGCGAGCTCAGCGATTGGGGCGGACTGCGGCGCAAGGTCCTCGGAGTACTCACCGAGAACGGTGACATGTCCGAGGATCGTCACTTCCTGGATCGCGTGCGACGGGCGCTGCACGCGCACGGATCGCATTGCCTCGTCTACCTCGTACCGTCCAATGAACACCACGAAGGACTGGTCGTCGTGGTGCCCGCGGACGGCGAACCGTCGTTCAGCACGTGCCCGGAACTGCTGACAGCACAGGACTCCGCGGTCGGGCGATACCAGTCTGCCTATGACGCCTGGTACGAGGCCAGAACGGAGGACGGTGAGGAGTACGAGCGGTGGAAGGACGAACTGGACCGCATCTGCCGCTGGGCCGACGACGTCGTGGGAGCACAGCTGCGCCGGGCGGCTGACGGGCGAGAGCGGGTCGTGCTGGTGCCCGTCGGGTCGCTGGGACTCGTGCCGTGGCACGCGGCCAAACGCGTGGCCGACGGGGTGGACCGGTACCTGGTGCAGGACCTGGAGATCTCCTACGCGCCGTCCGCCGAGGTCTTCTGCGACGTGGTCGAGCGGCGGCCTGTCGTGGGCGGAAACCCACTGCTGGTAGGAAATCCCACTCGGGACCTGCCTTCCGGAGTCGTCGAGGCGTGGTCGGTGCGGGACGCCTTCTACTCCGGTGGACTCGTGATGGGGTCGTGGAGCTGGTTCCCGCTGTCGTCAGAACCCGCGGACGACGGTGCCGGCACGCCGGCCGAGGTAGTGTCCGCACTCGCCAAGCCGTTGCCGCTGCTGCATCTCGCCTGTCACGCGGTCGCGGACATGAAGGAACCGTTGGAGTCGCGGATCTGCCTTGCCGGAGGTACGTTGTCGACACAGCGGCTGATGGACGTCAGGCCGACCGAGGTGCTGCCGATCGGGTTGGTGGTGCTCGCGGGCTGCACGACGAACGTGTCCGGTGTGGACTACGACGAGGCGTTGAGCCTGTCGACGTCGTTCCTGTCCCTGGGCGCACGTACCGTCGTCGGATCGATGTGGAAGGTGCCCGCAGGACGCACCACGGTGCAGCTGATGTTCATGTTCCACCACTACCTGCGGGTGGAGGGGGTGGCATCGTCCTCGGCGTTGCGCCGGGCGCAGCTGTGGATGCTGGATCCCGGCAGGGAGTTCCCTGCCAGCATGCCCGGGAAGGTGCGGGACATGGCGCCCGCACGAGGCTTCGACCACGCCGACGCGGTGTGCTGGGCGGGGTTCACCCAGCAGGGCGTCTGA